In a genomic window of Mycoplasma iguanae:
- a CDS encoding thymidine phosphorylase, giving the protein MTIIDLINKKKNKKELTEQEIKFLIDNYVNDNIKDYQMSAFLMATFINGMTTKETSYLTLAMMHSGKVIDLSLIPGIKVDKHSTGGVGDKTTLVIGPILASLGIPVAKMSGRGLGHTGGTIDKLESIEGFQTELDYETFIKQVQDINIALMGQTDDLVPADKKIYALRDVTGTVDSMPLIASSIMSKKLAVGADAILLDVKCGNGAFMKDLESAMQLGQEMINIGKELNRDVKVEITNMDKPIGCEIGNKNEVLEAIKTLQGQGPKDFTELCYSSCETIIMQSQKASNRDEAKKMIDATIKEGKALEKFYEFIAAQNGNVEKLKSASFWQPKHALEIKATSEGFFNIKSALDFGMVSSKLGAGRFSKTDIIDFDAGITLNKKTNDLVKKGEILFTLYSSKPIDPKIVEDLNDSYEINPEQIENKVILKRME; this is encoded by the coding sequence ATGACAATAATTGATTTAATTAACAAAAAGAAAAATAAAAAAGAATTAACAGAACAAGAAATTAAATTTTTAATCGATAATTATGTAAATGATAATATTAAAGATTATCAAATGTCTGCATTTTTAATGGCAACGTTTATAAATGGTATGACTACTAAAGAAACCTCATATTTAACTTTAGCAATGATGCATTCAGGAAAAGTAATAGACTTAAGTTTAATTCCTGGAATCAAAGTAGACAAACACTCAACTGGTGGAGTAGGAGATAAAACTACTTTAGTAATTGGCCCTATTCTTGCTTCTCTAGGTATTCCGGTTGCTAAAATGTCAGGTAGAGGATTAGGACATACAGGTGGAACAATTGATAAATTAGAATCAATTGAAGGATTTCAAACTGAACTAGATTATGAAACTTTTATTAAACAAGTTCAAGATATTAATATTGCTTTAATGGGACAAACTGATGATTTAGTTCCTGCAGATAAAAAAATTTATGCCCTAAGAGATGTTACTGGAACTGTCGACTCAATGCCTCTAATTGCTTCTTCAATTATGTCTAAAAAGTTAGCGGTAGGAGCAGATGCAATTTTATTAGATGTAAAATGTGGTAATGGTGCATTTATGAAAGATTTAGAATCTGCAATGCAATTAGGGCAAGAAATGATTAATATAGGTAAAGAATTAAACCGTGATGTTAAAGTAGAAATTACTAACATGGATAAACCAATCGGTTGTGAAATCGGTAATAAAAACGAAGTGCTAGAAGCTATTAAAACTTTGCAAGGTCAAGGACCAAAAGATTTCACAGAATTATGTTATTCTTCATGTGAAACGATTATTATGCAATCACAAAAAGCTTCAAACCGTGATGAAGCTAAAAAAATGATTGATGCAACAATCAAAGAAGGTAAAGCCTTAGAAAAGTTTTATGAGTTTATCGCAGCGCAAAATGGAAACGTCGAAAAATTGAAATCAGCAAGTTTTTGACAACCAAAACATGCATTAGAAATAAAAGCTACTTCAGAAGGATTTTTTAATATTAAGTCAGCTTTAGATTTTGGCATGGTTTCATCAAAATTAGGAGCAGGTAGATTTAGTAAAACTGATATTATTGATTTTGATGCTGGTATAACATTAAATAAAAAGACAAATGATCTAGTGAAAAAAGGTGAAATCTTATTTACACTATATTCATCTAAACCAATTGATCCAAAAATTGTAGAAGATTTAAATGATTCATATGAAATTAATCCAGAACAAATTGAAAATAAAGTTATTTTAAAAAGGATGGAATAG
- a CDS encoding MPN527 family putative ECF transporter permease subunit, giving the protein MYQQFKTHSPKITFQITFAGIMLGLVLLFTFLNRFLAFYGFLKFDFSIIFITITYIVAGWKPTLLILLLRFFIAPSYNEGYTSLGFLGQGVLLIVSLLYIGSLWISHYLFNFKNKHLTKIVQFTFASLVTIIIINILNIFLINPLFFSIFENRFVNFYMIIDNWETYKTLFFLLPNYFLGSLALYSSFNVILLVITSLTCYAVTEGYEKIHKNGIQL; this is encoded by the coding sequence ATGTATCAACAATTTAAAACTCATTCACCAAAAATAACTTTCCAAATTACTTTTGCCGGCATCATGTTGGGATTAGTTTTACTATTTACATTTTTAAATCGTTTTCTAGCATTTTATGGATTTTTAAAATTTGATTTTTCAATTATTTTTATTACCATAACTTATATAGTTGCGGGTTGAAAACCTACTTTATTAATTTTACTATTAAGATTTTTTATTGCTCCTTCATATAATGAAGGTTACACTTCTTTAGGTTTTTTAGGGCAAGGAGTTTTATTAATTGTTTCGCTTTTATACATTGGATCTTTATGGATTTCACATTATTTATTCAATTTTAAAAATAAACATCTAACTAAAATAGTCCAATTTACATTTGCATCTTTAGTTACAATAATTATTATTAATATTTTAAATATTTTCTTAATCAATCCACTATTTTTCTCTATTTTTGAGAATAGATTTGTAAATTTTTATATGATTATAGACAATTGAGAAACTTACAAAACATTATTCTTTTTATTACCTAATTACTTTTTAGGTAGCTTAGCTCTGTACTCTTCTTTTAACGTTATTTTATTAGTGATAACATCTCTTACTTGTTATGCTGTAACAGAAGGATACGAAAAAATACATAAAAATGGCATTCAATTATAG
- the lon gene encoding endopeptidase La — MLIPFVKLHREIYFPGTRVTLTSTNEQEKLAMEIAWNSDKKFIALFPSKKEKKNAKINDVAELYHFGVIGQMVSIDSRPKKTKVELNILGRLVVSKIYPSDVDMTWNVMAEVKEYVITHADNEEMLKNRLDIISAIFGDILDNIKHIPSHDKYNLEFLYNAKPDQAVRVVDILCSFLNKTFEQKYDIFSTQSLIEQLDILIDDLQFEEMSREIDNEVDSEIRQNLDAQQREFILREKVKVIRKKLGDDNADDEDEFIKYTSSGEGKLIYPEYIKKIIIAEKRRLKGMMSTSPEANISRTYLDWLQKLPWRIVKPDFLELKKAKKILDENHFGLKEVKERILEFIAILTKQKATGLDENFKPIRKKLLVDESLFVENKKQKNSPKQKFNVPIITLVGPPGTGKTSLAKSIADAMGRKFVKISLGGVHDESEIRGHRRTYVGAMPGKVIQAIKKAGVSNPLILLDEIDKLSSNYKGDPASAMLEVLDPEQNAHFQDHYLEAEYDLSKVLFIATANYYEGIPEPLMDRVEIIEVSSYTLLEKIQICRDYLIAKTLEQNFLEPEYFDISDEVIEFIIQKYTREAGVRELKRILDKLARKIVVKQINKEIKENKFTITKEITTKFLGVEKFSDEENDGKEQIGAVNGLAYTQYGGSTLSIEVSTSAGKGELKLTGQLKDVMQESAQIALSYVRSNAEQFRIKDFDWDSNNIHIHVPEGAVPKDGPSAGVTFTTAIISALAKKSISHQIGMTGEITLRGKVLAIGGLKEKSLAALKFGIKTVFIPKDNEKNLEELSDQVKKNITFIPVSHYDEIAKYLFK; from the coding sequence ATGTTAATACCATTTGTTAAATTACACCGCGAAATCTATTTTCCAGGAACACGAGTAACTCTAACCTCTACTAATGAACAAGAAAAGTTAGCAATGGAAATAGCATGAAATTCAGACAAGAAATTTATTGCTTTATTCCCTTCTAAAAAAGAGAAAAAAAATGCAAAAATTAATGATGTTGCTGAACTTTACCATTTTGGTGTTATCGGCCAAATGGTAAGTATTGATTCTAGACCTAAAAAAACTAAAGTTGAACTTAATATATTAGGTAGACTTGTTGTAAGCAAAATCTATCCAAGTGATGTTGACATGACATGAAATGTAATGGCTGAAGTAAAAGAATATGTCATAACTCATGCAGATAATGAAGAAATGCTAAAAAATCGTCTAGACATTATTAGTGCTATTTTCGGTGATATATTAGATAATATTAAACATATACCAAGTCATGATAAATATAATTTAGAGTTTTTATATAATGCCAAACCAGACCAAGCCGTGAGAGTAGTTGATATTTTATGTTCATTTTTAAATAAAACATTTGAGCAAAAATATGATATTTTTTCAACTCAAAGTTTAATTGAACAATTAGACATTTTAATTGATGATTTACAATTCGAAGAAATGTCTAGAGAAATTGACAATGAAGTTGATTCAGAAATTCGTCAAAATTTAGATGCACAACAAAGAGAATTTATTTTAAGAGAAAAAGTTAAAGTAATTCGCAAAAAATTAGGTGATGATAATGCTGATGATGAAGATGAATTTATCAAATATACTTCCAGCGGTGAAGGTAAATTAATTTATCCTGAATACATCAAAAAAATTATTATTGCTGAAAAAAGACGACTAAAAGGAATGATGTCAACTTCTCCAGAGGCTAATATTTCAAGAACTTATTTAGACTGATTACAAAAATTACCTTGAAGAATTGTCAAACCTGATTTTCTAGAACTAAAAAAAGCTAAAAAGATTTTAGATGAAAATCATTTTGGTTTAAAAGAAGTAAAAGAAAGAATTTTAGAATTTATTGCTATTTTAACCAAACAAAAAGCTACTGGATTAGATGAAAACTTTAAACCTATTAGAAAAAAATTATTAGTTGATGAAAGTTTATTTGTAGAAAATAAAAAGCAAAAAAATAGTCCCAAACAAAAATTTAATGTTCCAATCATTACTTTAGTTGGTCCACCAGGAACAGGAAAAACCTCTTTAGCTAAATCAATTGCTGATGCCATGGGTCGTAAATTCGTTAAAATTTCACTAGGTGGAGTGCATGATGAATCTGAAATTCGAGGGCATAGAAGAACTTATGTTGGAGCTATGCCAGGGAAAGTAATTCAAGCCATTAAAAAAGCTGGAGTTTCAAATCCACTTATCTTATTAGATGAAATTGATAAATTATCTTCTAATTATAAAGGTGATCCAGCTTCTGCGATGTTAGAAGTATTAGATCCAGAGCAAAATGCTCATTTTCAAGATCATTATTTAGAAGCTGAATACGACTTATCAAAAGTCTTATTCATTGCAACAGCTAACTATTATGAAGGAATTCCTGAACCATTGATGGACAGGGTAGAAATCATTGAAGTTTCTTCTTATACATTATTAGAAAAAATTCAAATTTGTCGTGATTATTTAATTGCAAAAACATTAGAACAAAACTTTTTAGAACCCGAATACTTTGATATTTCAGATGAAGTAATTGAATTTATTATTCAAAAATACACCCGTGAAGCTGGAGTAAGGGAATTAAAAAGAATTTTAGATAAACTAGCACGTAAAATTGTTGTAAAACAAATTAATAAAGAAATCAAAGAAAATAAATTTACTATCACAAAAGAAATTACAACTAAATTTTTAGGTGTGGAAAAATTCAGCGATGAAGAAAATGATGGAAAAGAACAAATTGGTGCAGTTAATGGTCTTGCATATACTCAATATGGTGGTTCAACTTTATCAATTGAAGTTTCAACTTCAGCTGGTAAAGGTGAATTGAAACTTACAGGTCAATTAAAAGATGTTATGCAAGAATCAGCGCAGATTGCTCTTTCATATGTGCGTTCAAATGCTGAACAATTCCGTATTAAAGATTTTGACTGAGATTCAAATAATATTCACATTCATGTCCCTGAAGGAGCTGTTCCCAAAGATGGTCCTTCAGCTGGAGTAACATTTACAACAGCAATTATTTCTGCCTTAGCCAAAAAGTCAATAAGTCATCAAATAGGTATGACTGGCGAAATTACTTTAAGAGGAAAAGTTTTAGCAATTGGTGGATTAAAAGAAAAATCACTTGCAGCTTTAAAATTTGGAATCAAAACTGTTTTTATTCCAAAAGATAATGAAAAAAACCTTGAAGAACTTTCAGATCAAGTTAAAAAGAATATTACCTTTATACCAGTTTCACATTATGATGAAATTGCTAAATATTTATTCAAATAA
- the upp gene encoding uracil phosphoribosyltransferase, with translation MVKVLDHPLIKTKLTIMRDEKTSHQVFRKLLEEISSLMVYEILRNYETKSLLVQTPTGSIAKGEQMDKEIVIIPILRAGLGMVQGILSLVPDARVGHVGLYRDEKTFESHEYFYKIPDVAKDSYMIVVDPMLATGISAFDCIKRLKKDGFTNIKLVCLVGVNEGIEKIQTVFPDVNIYLSARDEKLNSKKYIIPGLGDAGDRIFGTK, from the coding sequence ATGGTAAAAGTTTTAGATCATCCGCTAATTAAAACGAAGTTAACAATTATGCGTGATGAAAAAACATCACATCAAGTTTTCAGAAAACTTTTAGAAGAAATTTCATCACTAATGGTTTATGAAATTTTACGTAATTATGAGACTAAATCATTATTAGTTCAAACACCAACAGGATCAATTGCAAAGGGCGAGCAAATGGATAAAGAAATTGTCATTATTCCTATTTTAAGAGCCGGTTTGGGAATGGTGCAAGGAATTCTTTCATTAGTTCCTGATGCCAGAGTAGGACATGTAGGACTTTATCGTGACGAAAAAACTTTTGAATCACACGAATATTTTTATAAAATTCCTGATGTTGCTAAAGATTCATACATGATAGTTGTAGATCCTATGTTGGCGACAGGTATTTCTGCATTTGATTGTATTAAAAGGTTAAAAAAAGATGGTTTTACCAACATTAAACTTGTTTGTCTTGTAGGTGTTAATGAAGGAATTGAAAAAATCCAAACAGTTTTTCCTGATGTAAATATTTATCTATCAGCAAGAGACGAAAAATTAAATAGTAAAAAATACATTATTCCCGGTCTAGGTGACGCCGGAGACCGTATTTTTGGGACTAAATAA
- a CDS encoding ATP-dependent Clp protease ATP-binding subunit, which yields MNNTNNENALMKYGRNLTDLAKNNKLEPVIGRDDEIRRIIHILSRKNKNNPILVGEPGVGKTAIVEGLATKIVQGSVPENLKNMELYEIDLPALIAGASYQGEFEKRLKDIMKAIEESENKVIIFIDEIHMIVGAGKTSGAMDAANIVKPAMARDQIKLIGSTTLEEYKLYIEKDPALERRMQKISVKEPSIESTITILRGIKSRFEEFHKVKIDDNALIAAANLSNRYIADRFLPDKAIDLIDEAAASIKTEMNYLPESLERANQKIAQLEMEKAAKKTQKTAEATERITEIDKELKTLKTQADEIYQKWKSEKDAIDKIAAIKTQINELNHKANFYKGEGKYREASEIAYLKIPQLEKELAQLEKIAENKISKEIMTSEDIAKVVSKWTKIPLEKLVKSQKDKLLELEANLSQRIKGQQEANKLVANVILRSKANINDPFKPIGSFLFLGPTGVGKTELARSLAFNLFDSEKQMIRLDMSEYMEKHSVSKIIGSPPGYVGFEQSGQLTEKVRQQPYSIVLFDEIEKAHPDVLNLLLQILDTGALTDSKGRNINFKNTIIIMTSNIASQEILDNKLNKKELDQILLKHFRPEFINRIDEIIAFNKLDENSVREIIKLELNKLAQRIQNTYKLKVEYSEALINYILKEAYDVNFGARPIKRFIQKNIEKEIALFLISHNLEEKDTMFLDYSNNKITIKVS from the coding sequence ATGAATAATACAAATAATGAAAATGCATTAATGAAATATGGTAGAAATTTAACTGATTTAGCTAAAAATAATAAACTAGAGCCAGTTATTGGTCGTGATGATGAAATTCGAAGAATTATCCACATTCTTTCCAGAAAAAATAAAAATAATCCAATTTTAGTTGGAGAACCTGGAGTAGGTAAAACTGCCATTGTTGAAGGTTTAGCAACTAAAATAGTTCAAGGTTCTGTGCCTGAAAATTTAAAAAATATGGAATTATATGAAATTGATTTACCTGCTTTAATCGCTGGTGCATCATATCAAGGTGAATTTGAAAAAAGATTAAAAGACATTATGAAAGCGATTGAAGAATCAGAAAATAAAGTAATTATTTTTATTGATGAAATTCATATGATTGTTGGTGCTGGAAAAACTTCGGGAGCAATGGATGCGGCAAATATTGTAAAACCAGCTATGGCTCGCGATCAAATTAAATTAATTGGTTCAACAACTTTGGAAGAATACAAATTATATATAGAAAAAGATCCAGCGCTTGAAAGAAGAATGCAAAAAATTTCTGTCAAAGAACCATCAATTGAATCTACTATTACAATTTTAAGAGGAATTAAATCCAGATTTGAAGAATTTCACAAAGTAAAAATTGATGATAATGCACTAATTGCTGCTGCAAATCTATCAAATCGTTATATTGCTGATCGTTTTTTACCGGATAAAGCAATTGACTTAATTGATGAAGCAGCTGCTTCTATTAAAACTGAAATGAATTATTTACCTGAAAGTTTAGAACGTGCAAATCAAAAAATTGCTCAATTAGAAATGGAAAAAGCTGCTAAAAAAACTCAAAAAACAGCAGAAGCAACAGAAAGAATTACAGAAATTGATAAAGAATTAAAGACTTTAAAAACGCAAGCAGATGAAATTTATCAAAAATGGAAATCAGAAAAAGATGCAATTGATAAAATAGCAGCAATTAAAACACAAATTAATGAATTAAATCATAAAGCAAATTTTTATAAAGGTGAAGGTAAATATCGTGAAGCTTCTGAAATTGCTTATTTAAAAATTCCTCAACTAGAAAAAGAACTAGCTCAATTAGAAAAAATAGCTGAAAACAAAATTTCAAAAGAAATTATGACCAGTGAAGATATTGCGAAAGTGGTTTCTAAATGAACTAAAATTCCTTTAGAAAAATTAGTAAAAAGTCAAAAAGATAAATTATTAGAATTAGAAGCTAATTTATCACAAAGAATTAAGGGACAACAAGAAGCTAATAAACTGGTAGCAAATGTTATTCTTCGTTCTAAAGCAAACATTAATGATCCCTTTAAACCCATCGGTTCATTCCTGTTTTTAGGTCCAACGGGGGTGGGTAAAACTGAATTAGCAAGATCATTAGCTTTCAATTTATTTGATTCTGAAAAACAAATGATTCGTTTAGATATGTCTGAGTACATGGAAAAACATTCAGTATCTAAAATTATAGGTTCACCTCCAGGTTATGTAGGTTTTGAACAATCAGGACAACTAACAGAAAAAGTTAGACAACAGCCTTATTCAATTGTTTTATTTGATGAAATTGAGAAAGCTCATCCTGATGTTTTAAATCTTTTATTACAAATTTTAGATACAGGAGCTTTAACTGATTCTAAAGGAAGAAACATCAATTTTAAAAACACAATTATAATCATGACTTCCAACATTGCATCTCAAGAAATTTTGGATAATAAATTAAACAAAAAAGAGTTAGATCAAATTTTACTAAAACATTTCCGCCCTGAATTTATTAACAGAATCGATGAAATTATTGCATTTAATAAATTAGATGAAAATAGTGTTAGAGAAATTATTAAATTAGAGTTAAATAAATTAGCTCAAAGAATCCAAAATACTTATAAATTAAAAGTAGAATATTCAGAAGCTTTAATTAACTATATTCTAAAAGAAGCGTATGATGTCAATTTTGGAGCAAGACCAATTAAAAGATTTATTCAAAAAAACATTGAAAAAGAAATTGCCTTATTTTTAATCTCTCATAATTTAGAAGAAAAAGACACAATGTTTTTAGATTATTCAAACAATAAAATTACAATTAAAGTTTCATAA
- a CDS encoding F0F1 ATP synthase subunit A — protein sequence MNILTESSTPNIEMPKTMAIDFAKNFLDAQSFWMQPQLFSMIIATILIIIIAVVVYFKVKKVKPNQAPNTTAYIAEQYVSLVDNMVETSGEGKMNKTAPYFFTLLTFLIFGNLLSLIGLESISTSYSVPLTLGIITWLGIYVSGIVHAKLRWFLKFAKNPLDLIGVQSSLISLTFRMFGNLIGGVVLLILIQVFTAWIWEMIPVPGIWRVNFLNSIVAVPFKFYFDIFGTLIQAFIFVLLSTIFWGTELTQDLPQKKAKKIKKSIFLHKKQTTLN from the coding sequence TTGAATATTCTAACTGAAAGTTCAACTCCCAATATCGAAATGCCAAAAACTATGGCAATTGATTTTGCAAAGAATTTTTTGGACGCGCAATCATTTTGAATGCAACCACAACTATTTTCAATGATAATTGCAACAATTTTAATCATTATTATTGCAGTAGTAGTTTACTTCAAAGTTAAAAAAGTTAAACCCAACCAAGCACCTAATACAACTGCTTACATTGCTGAGCAATATGTATCTTTAGTTGATAACATGGTTGAAACTAGTGGTGAAGGAAAAATGAATAAAACCGCGCCATATTTTTTTACATTATTAACTTTTTTAATTTTTGGTAATTTGCTTTCTTTAATTGGATTGGAATCTATTTCAACATCTTATTCAGTACCCTTAACTTTGGGAATAATTACATGATTGGGAATTTATGTTTCAGGGATTGTGCATGCTAAATTGAGATGGTTTTTAAAATTTGCAAAAAATCCATTAGATCTAATCGGAGTTCAATCAAGTTTAATTTCTTTAACATTTAGGATGTTTGGAAACTTGATTGGAGGAGTAGTATTATTAATTCTAATTCAAGTTTTTACAGCTTGAATTTGAGAAATGATACCAGTTCCAGGTATTTGAAGAGTTAACTTTTTAAATTCAATTGTTGCAGTACCATTTAAATTTTATTTTGATATTTTTGGTACTTTAATTCAAGCCTTTATTTTTGTACTGCTATCAACAATTTTCTGAGGTACAGAACTAACTCAAGATTTACCACAAAAAAAGGCAAAAAAAATCAAAAAATCTATATTTTTACATAAAAAACAAACAACATTAAATTAA
- a CDS encoding F0F1 ATP synthase subunit delta: MNQTYTIGAISQALLEIAIEEKKLDVFKENVTYIKAIFSNNPELNTILKSYFISYEEKEKLINNIFKKVIDSTFMNFLLFITEKKQIGLLLNVFEKFIAQVYKKQNITLGTIFSTKVLSQKDLKAFEKFIAQKLAKEVVLVNKIDPSLIAGIKIKVEDFIYEDNYKKQMEQMKNLILRGENNDR; encoded by the coding sequence ATGAATCAAACTTATACAATTGGTGCAATTTCTCAAGCACTTTTAGAAATTGCTATAGAAGAAAAAAAGCTTGATGTATTTAAAGAAAATGTTACATATATCAAAGCAATTTTTTCTAACAATCCAGAATTAAATACTATTTTAAAAAGCTATTTTATTTCTTATGAAGAAAAAGAAAAACTAATTAATAATATTTTTAAAAAAGTAATTGATTCTACTTTTATGAATTTTTTACTTTTTATTACTGAAAAAAAGCAAATTGGTTTACTTTTAAATGTTTTTGAAAAATTTATTGCTCAAGTTTACAAAAAACAAAATATTACCCTTGGAACAATTTTTTCAACTAAAGTACTTTCACAAAAAGATTTAAAAGCTTTTGAAAAATTTATTGCTCAAAAGCTAGCTAAAGAAGTTGTTTTAGTCAATAAAATTGATCCTTCATTAATTGCGGGAATAAAAATAAAAGTGGAAGATTTTATCTATGAAGACAATTACAAAAAACAAATGGAGCAAATGAAAAATCTAATTTTAAGAGGAGAAAATAATGACCGCTAA
- a CDS encoding F0F1 ATP synthase subunit C, whose amino-acid sequence MNEILNLFNDTVATSTTDANAGITVGKGLVAIGAGLAMIGGASVGVGQGIAVGRAADAIGRNPEAEKVVRTNLIIGLAISETSAIYALIVSLILVFAFN is encoded by the coding sequence ATGAATGAAATTTTAAATTTATTTAATGACACAGTTGCTACATCAACAACAGATGCTAATGCAGGAATTACAGTAGGTAAAGGATTAGTTGCTATAGGAGCTGGTCTTGCCATGATAGGCGGAGCATCAGTAGGGGTTGGACAAGGTATTGCTGTAGGTCGTGCAGCAGATGCAATCGGAAGAAACCCTGAAGCTGAAAAAGTAGTTAGAACAAACTTAATTATTGGACTAGCTATTTCTGAAACTTCAGCTATCTATGCTTTAATTGTTTCACTAATTTTAGTATTTGCATTTAATTAA
- the deoC gene encoding deoxyribose-phosphate aldolase has protein sequence MDMNFNKMIDHTLLKPEAKTTDIDKLIQEAIEYQFATVCVNSSWVSYVYSKLKNTNVGITSVIGFPLGAMDTNSKVFEAKSAIEAGANEIDMVINIGRFKDHDYDYVLKEIQAIKKAIGTHILKVIIETALLSKEEILKISEIVVNSGADFIKTSTGFSTRGATIEDIILMKSVVGDTIEIKAAGGIRKIEDLESMHKEGATRFGTSSAVQILSNEKISKNNY, from the coding sequence ATAGATATGAATTTCAACAAAATGATTGATCATACTCTTCTAAAACCAGAAGCTAAAACTACAGATATTGATAAATTAATTCAAGAAGCAATTGAATATCAATTTGCTACAGTGTGCGTTAATTCATCATGAGTATCATATGTTTATTCAAAACTAAAAAATACTAATGTGGGAATCACATCAGTTATTGGTTTTCCTTTAGGGGCAATGGATACAAATTCAAAAGTTTTTGAAGCTAAATCAGCTATCGAAGCTGGAGCTAATGAAATTGATATGGTTATTAATATTGGAAGATTTAAAGACCATGACTATGATTATGTATTAAAAGAAATTCAAGCTATCAAAAAAGCGATAGGAACTCATATATTAAAAGTTATTATCGAAACTGCTTTATTGTCAAAAGAAGAAATTTTAAAAATTTCTGAAATTGTTGTTAATTCAGGTGCTGATTTTATTAAAACTTCAACAGGTTTTTCTACAAGAGGAGCTACTATAGAAGATATTATTTTAATGAAATCAGTAGTAGGTGATACAATAGAAATAAAAGCAGCAGGTGGTATCAGAAAAATTGAAGATCTAGAAAGTATGCATAAAGAAGGTGCTACTAGATTTGGGACTTCATCAGCTGTGCAAATTTTAAGTAATGAAAAAATCTCAAAAAACAACTACTAA
- the atpF gene encoding F0F1 ATP synthase subunit B: MNNSVDSHVLENPSNISIQTQMQNLFERLSPNLWVMISTLIALVILLVVLTYLVYKPVKKMLAERKKFIQDNIDASVKSREKALEFEKEKQKELLESKTIAFEIVRNAKIESEKIIWQYTENAKKEYKKILDSAAVAINLKEQQFREQAKQEVVEIGTEIASKILEKKVTPQTESEIIKKILDKA; encoded by the coding sequence ATGAACAATTCAGTAGATAGTCATGTATTAGAAAATCCTTCAAATATATCAATTCAAACTCAAATGCAGAATTTATTCGAAAGATTATCTCCTAATTTATGAGTGATGATTTCAACACTAATTGCTTTAGTTATTCTTTTGGTAGTATTAACTTACTTGGTTTATAAGCCAGTAAAAAAAATGTTAGCTGAAAGAAAGAAATTTATTCAAGATAATATTGATGCTTCTGTAAAAAGCCGTGAAAAAGCTTTAGAGTTTGAAAAGGAAAAACAAAAAGAATTACTTGAATCAAAAACAATCGCCTTTGAAATTGTGCGTAATGCAAAAATAGAATCTGAAAAAATTATTTGACAATATACAGAAAATGCTAAAAAAGAATATAAAAAGATTCTAGATTCAGCTGCAGTTGCAATCAACTTAAAAGAGCAACAATTTAGAGAACAAGCAAAACAAGAAGTTGTTGAAATCGGAACTGAAATTGCTTCAAAAATTTTAGAGAAAAAAGTAACTCCACAGACTGAATCAGAAATTATTAAAAAAATCTTAGATAAGGCTTAA